DNA from Felis catus isolate Fca126 chromosome B3, F.catus_Fca126_mat1.0, whole genome shotgun sequence:
CAGGTTTCCGCGGGTCACAAAAGGATAACGGACATCCTCCCAACGGTGGACCTGGGGGCTCCGCGCGCCGCTTccgcccggccgccccgccccggccgtCCGGCGTGGCCCACCTGCGCTCGGCACCCCGGGCCCCGCGCCTCGCGGGGAAGGGCGCTCGCGGCGAGATGCGGGCCCGCGGAGGCCCACGGCCATTCTCCTCTGCGGCCCGCCCGCCTTTGTTCGCCTGGCCCTGCACACTCACCGCCGCCATCGCCCGCCCGGAGCCAGGCGCCGAGAGCAAACGCCACCCGACGCGAAAAAGGAGGCACAGGCGTTTCTCGTCAAAGCAGACTTTATTGGGCGCCGGGGCCGCCCCGCGCGCGCCGCCCGCTCCCCCGCGCGTCCTCCGGGCCGCTGGCCTGCCTAGACCCCGCGTGCGGCCGACCCCGCCCTCTCCCgcaggccccctcccccgcgGCGCCGGGGACCGCGCACCGCTCACCGGCTCCCGAGGCGGCGGCTGCAGCGGCGACGCCCCGCTCCCGAGTGCGGCCCGGGCCCGGGGCGGCGGGTCTCGCTGCTGTTGCACCGCGGAGGGCGGGAGCCGCGCGACTCTCGGCGGCGGGCGGTGGCGGCGCGCTGACGTCACGCGCCGCGGCCATCCGGCGCGCGCGGGGGCCGCCCCGTCGACCCCAATCCGGGAGGAGCCCGGGTGAGTGGGCGGGGCCACGACGGCGAACGGGCAGATCGATTGGCAGAGGGGGAGGAGCGAGAGGGCCAGTGGGCGAGTGGGAGCGAGGCGGGGCGGGCCGAGGCCAGCGCGGAAGTCTCGCGAGGCCGAGCCCGAGCGGAgtgtggcggcggcggcggcggcgagatCTGGGCTCGGGGTGAGGAGTTGGTATTTGTGTGGAAGGAGGCGGAGGcgcaggaggaagggggaagcGGAGCGCCGGCCCGGAGGGCGGGAGGAGGCGCGGCCAGAGCGGGCGGCCGAGGCGCGGCGAGGCGGGGCGCCGGGGCGAGCAGCGGCCGAGCGAGCGCGGGGCGCACCGAGGCGAGGAGGCGGGGaagcccgccgccgccgccgccgcgcccgccccttccccccgccgcccgccccctctccccccgcccgcccgccgccttcctccctctgccttccttccccacgGCCGGCCGCCTCCTCGCCCGCCCGCCCGTAGCCCCGGAGCGGAGGCCGCCGCGGCCGTGGCGGCGGAGCCCTCAGCCATGGCCTCGGGCGACACCCTCTACATCGCCACGGACGGCTCGGAGATGCCGGCCGAGATCGTGGAGCTGCACGAGATTGAGGTGGAGACCATCCCGGTGGAGACCATCGAGACCACGGTGGTGGgcgaggaggaagaggaggacgacGACGACGAGGACGGCGGTGGCGGCGACCACGGCGGCGGGGGCGGCCACGGGCACGCgggccaccaccaccaccaccaccaccaccacccgccCATGATCGCGCTGCAGCCGCTCGTCACCGACGACCCGACCCAGGTGCACCACCACCAGGAGGTGATCCTGGTGCAGACGCGCGAGGAGGTGGTGGGCGGCGACGACTCGGACGGGCTGCGCGCCGAGGACGGCTTCGAGGACCAGATCCTCATCCCGGTGCCCGCGCCGGCCGGCGGCGACGACGACTACATCGAGCAGACGCTGGTCACCGTGGCGGCGGCCGGCaagagcggcggcggcggctcgtCGTCGTCGGGCGGCGGCCGCGTCAAGAAGGGCGGCGGCAAGAAGAGCGGCAAGAAGGGCTACCtcggcggcggggccggggcggcgggcggcgcggaCGCGGGCAACAAGAAGTGGGAGCAGAAGCAGGTGCAGATCAAGACCCTGGAGGGCGAATTCTCGGTCACCATGTGGTCCTCAGGTGAGCGCCGGCGCGCGCCGGCCCCCgggatgtttttgttttgaagggAAGCCATGTTTTATGTGTGTGATGGGCGCCGCCATCTTCTTCGCAGGGCAAGTATGGCGGCCCCAAAAGATGGCGGgccgcggcgggggcggcgggccgGCGGGCCGGCGGGCCGAAGATGGCGGCGGGAGGCGCGGCGCCGCCCGCTAGGCCGCAATGGCGTAGTTTCCCCGGGCGGGGCGGCcgcgcggcgcggggcggggcggcgcggcggggcggggcgcgctgGGGCCAACGGACGGCCGCCGGCCCGTTGtccgccgcccccgcccggctGGCTCCCCCGcgaggcctgggggtgggggtggggggcgcggggcgggcctCGGCCGGGTTGCGCGGAGCTCGCGCCCGGCCGGGCCGCCCGCCGTCGCCTTTCCCCCGCCTTCCTCTGGGGGGCGtctcggccccgccccgccccgctccccttccctcccctcccctccccttccccttccctggaCCCTCAGCTGCTCCCGAGAGGCGCCTTCCGCTCCCACGCCCGGCGCGCAGGCCGGACTCTGCCCGCGGCTGCGCTCCCCGTGCTCCCCGCGCTCGCCTCGGTGGGGCGGGACTTGGGCGGCACGTAGGGCTCGCGTGTGCAGGCTCCGCGCCGCCGGGGCCTGTCACCGCGCTGCCGGCGAGGTCCTcgcttccctcccccgccccccgcagcaCGTCGGGGCGAGGGTCCGCGAGGTTTTGTAGATTGCTCTTAACCCTTTCCGTTTGGGGAAGTTTCAGTTTGTCAAGGGTTCGGCGCGTTGCAAATAGGTCGGTTATCTACGCGACTGGGACGTTTGTCACTAAATAAAGTCGAGTACTTTAAGTCTTTGCACGAATTTTAGTTGACAGAAGGCCATCTACTTTCTTTCCCCGTGAAGAGATTCTACAAAGCCAAAGAAAATATCTAGAGCAAAAGGGACTTACTgcgtgttgatttttttttttttttaactttataaccATGGAAAAGCTGGCTTTTTTTCCTGTGGgtgtcttgttctttttttcacatgCTATTTAGTTAAATTGCCGGGATAGTAAGTACACTGAGAATGATCCTGCCATGGCTAgttaattttctatttgtgaAGATCGTCACACGTAGTACAAGTTTGTGTTGTAGAATCCTTCTCCCAGGATTACTTTACCGCTGTCTCATAAATTCTCAGAATTGGACGCAGCCTCCAAGCGCGATGACCCTTGAGTATTAAAAGATCGTTAACAATTGAGAGGAACAAATGAAGCGCGAGGTGAAAAGGCCGGTAGGGAAGGCTGGTCTGGTTGTAGCTCCTGCAAGCCCCGAGACGAGCTAACTAACCTCGGACGGATCTGGGACTCAGAGGACCGAGCAAAGGGATCCGAGTTGCTGCCAGAATTCGATAGCAGGTATTAATAGGCGCTGCTGTTCTGGATTTCAGAGTGCCTTGTGGAGGTCTTAGGAGTTTGAGTTTAGTCGGAGGTGCGTGTTTAAGTGAGCCCTGTCCACTAACTTATTTGATGGTTGTCAGAGCACCTTCTGTAGATTCTGGTGGCTTAAGAACGAGCGCATGTACACCGATCGTGTTGAAACTGAAAGCCTTGTTTTTCCATTAATATGAATTGCTTATTGAATTTTGCTGGAATCAGGATGCCATTTAAATTAGGTATTAGATACCTAAAGATACGCCCACcacataaaagtaaatttattttttctcatagtGAGGACATGTTGGTTTTACAGAAATTTGGAAAACCAGGGCGTTATATATTCTGTCCTTGATCTTACCAAGTTGCTTACCCGCTTTCCCATACCCAGAAAACTTGATAATGGAGGCTTTACTTGATGAAGTGATGCGTATCAagtcagcggggggggggggggggggggggggggggggggcatttgaGGGGCCTGACTAATGGGAGGTAATTTACAATTAAGTCAGCATTGAAAAGTCATTATTTCCCCTGTAAGTGGCTGCTTACAGAGTTGAACAGTTTGGGGTTATTTTAATGCCCATTTCTTTGCAGAGTTAGTTGTCTGCGTAACAGAGTACTCTGTACATAAAGCTGATTATAAATATTTGATGGCAATAACATGGTGTGGCCTGTTTCCTCAGACATGTTTTGTGGTGAGCTATCCCTCTTCCTTGTCCTTGTGGTTTGGAATTAACACCAAAGAGACGCTAAATAGTTTGTGATTAACTATGCACGTCCCAAGTACAGATTCTGAATATAGTGTAATCTTTGGAACTGAAATAAGGAGATAATTGATAGTAGGTGAAGAAATCAAAGCAGGTTCACTGTTAGGCTGAATTTCTACGTGTCTGTGTGCTGACTGGTAGGCGATATGCTCAGTGCTTTCACCACCAAATCTCATTTGATCCCAGGCATGAGAGTTTTAACTACAGTGTGGTTTCGTGAAAAGTCCTTTAGATTGGAAATGAGCTGTGACGTGACAGTTTTGCCCAAGTCCAAGCTTAGTTACGTGAAGtcttcataaaaataattgtacACAGGGTATTCTCAGAGCTCTAGTTATTCGCTAGTACCTcttagttataaaaaaaaaaaaaaaatgtagtgggAGCCAGCATGTTTGTGGAAGCCAAATCTGGATTTTATGGGTTTCTGTTGCTTGTATGCTGTCTTACTTTAATTTCCCACAGAGTAACAACAATCTGTGTGATTGGCATCTTTTTAATGGAGTGACAGCAAAGGAATCTACTGGTTCTATACTAGAGTAGTTTTAGACTTGAAAGGTCCTTAGAAATCaacttttttgtttcctcttttaacTGGTGTAATTCACTTGGGCACAGTTCAGTGGCTTCCACTATACTCACCAGGTTGTACAGCCATCACCGCTagctaattccagaatatttctttccatcatcccagaaagaaacccc
Protein-coding regions in this window:
- the YY1 gene encoding transcriptional repressor protein YY1, giving the protein MASGDTLYIATDGSEMPAEIVELHEIEVETIPVETIETTVVGEEEEEDDDDEDGGGGDHGGGGGHGHAGHHHHHHHHHPPMIALQPLVTDDPTQVHHHQEVILVQTREEVVGGDDSDGLRAEDGFEDQILIPVPAPAGGDDDYIEQTLVTVAAAGKSGGGGSSSSGGGRVKKGGGKKSGKKGYLGGGAGAAGGADAGNKKWEQKQVQIKTLEGEFSVTMWSSDEKKDIDHETVVEEQIIGENSPPDYSEYMTGKKLPPGGIPGIDLSDPKQLAEFARMKPRKIKEDDAPRTIACPHKGCTKMFRDNSAMRKHLHTHGPRVHVCAECGKAFVESSKLKRHQLVHTGEKPFQCTFEGCGKRFSLDFNLRTHVRIHTGDRPYVCPFDGCNKKFAQSTNLKSHILTHAKAKNNQ